The following are encoded in a window of Polynucleobacter sp. VK25 genomic DNA:
- a CDS encoding lytic transglycosylase domain-containing protein: MKSARGNSKYLQLAKILVLGLALGMSNSFAEKLKKPSMPKSYESKAAPAEITDTDRMFIDLREAAKKNDVFRTQQLSSNLANYPFDDYVAYFRIKPQLFDSAGGARNDYSADAQVVAFLNQYQGTALADRMRNDWLLVLGKRKDWARFDVEYAKFVLDDDTQVKCYSLLSKLSQGENPTKLAIDSRSVLLDPSYFGQACQELVPSLVAAGGMSPSEAKAIGRAASERGYDTMARRLGGEDPIADIVKAAKADPVKAYRDFSQNASRYSKENQAVAWGVIGQFLAKKLDPNADDAYRLQQELGYNELLSVDSQEWKVRAGLRAKDWALVKNAIDGMNPAVRSKDPAWTYWYGRALKAEGQDAKAKDSFEMIADQYNFYGQLAREELGKSNNAPAKTKVTEQEVDAMASRKGFIRGERLYAMNLRFEGNREWNWELRNMTDKQLLAAAEYAKRVNLYDRVVNTADRTKQEHDFSLRYPTPYKEELSPIARQIDLNLAWAYGLIRQESRFIMNAASSVGASGLMQVMPNTAKYVAKKIGMTNYTNDKLSDTNTNLTLGSNYLNMVLIDLDGSWVLASAAYNAGPSRSKAWREKLSGPTEGAIFAETIPFTETRVYVKNVLSNANYYSSVMNGQTQSLKQRLGVITPKAATQSELP; this comes from the coding sequence ATGAAGTCTGCAAGAGGAAACAGTAAATACCTTCAATTGGCCAAAATCCTGGTTTTGGGCCTAGCTTTAGGCATGTCTAATAGCTTTGCAGAAAAGCTGAAAAAGCCGTCTATGCCCAAGTCCTATGAAAGCAAGGCTGCCCCAGCTGAAATTACTGACACCGATCGGATGTTTATCGATTTGCGTGAAGCCGCCAAAAAGAATGATGTCTTTCGTACTCAGCAACTTTCATCTAATTTGGCGAATTACCCATTCGATGACTATGTAGCCTATTTCCGCATCAAGCCGCAATTGTTTGATAGTGCAGGTGGTGCGCGTAATGACTATAGTGCTGATGCTCAGGTTGTAGCGTTTCTAAATCAATATCAAGGCACTGCTTTAGCTGACCGTATGCGCAATGATTGGCTTTTGGTTTTAGGTAAACGTAAAGACTGGGCGCGCTTTGATGTGGAGTATGCCAAGTTTGTATTGGATGACGATACACAAGTGAAGTGCTATTCCTTGCTATCCAAATTATCTCAAGGTGAGAACCCCACTAAGCTAGCAATCGACTCCCGCTCTGTATTGTTAGACCCAAGTTATTTTGGTCAGGCGTGCCAAGAATTGGTTCCCTCATTGGTTGCCGCTGGTGGTATGTCTCCAAGTGAGGCTAAGGCCATTGGCCGTGCTGCTAGCGAGAGGGGTTACGACACCATGGCCCGTCGTCTTGGTGGCGAAGATCCCATTGCAGATATTGTCAAAGCAGCCAAGGCTGATCCAGTAAAAGCCTATCGTGATTTTTCTCAAAATGCATCTCGTTATAGCAAAGAGAATCAAGCTGTTGCCTGGGGTGTAATCGGGCAATTTCTAGCCAAGAAATTAGACCCCAATGCAGATGATGCATATCGCTTGCAGCAAGAGTTGGGCTATAACGAGCTCCTTTCGGTTGACTCACAAGAGTGGAAAGTGCGCGCAGGCTTACGTGCTAAAGATTGGGCTTTGGTTAAGAATGCAATTGATGGCATGAACCCAGCTGTGCGTAGCAAAGATCCTGCTTGGACGTATTGGTATGGTCGCGCATTAAAGGCTGAGGGCCAAGATGCAAAAGCCAAAGACAGCTTTGAGATGATTGCTGATCAATACAACTTCTATGGGCAGCTTGCGCGCGAAGAGTTGGGCAAGTCCAATAATGCGCCCGCTAAAACTAAAGTGACAGAGCAAGAGGTTGATGCGATGGCAAGCCGCAAAGGATTTATTCGCGGCGAACGTTTATATGCCATGAATCTTCGCTTCGAGGGCAATCGGGAGTGGAACTGGGAGCTGCGCAATATGACCGATAAGCAATTGTTGGCCGCCGCAGAGTATGCAAAGCGCGTCAATCTTTATGACCGCGTTGTTAATACTGCCGATCGTACAAAACAAGAGCATGACTTTAGTTTGCGCTACCCAACTCCGTATAAAGAAGAGCTATCTCCGATTGCGCGTCAAATTGATTTAAATCTGGCTTGGGCTTATGGCTTGATACGCCAAGAGTCGCGCTTCATTATGAACGCCGCCTCTTCTGTGGGCGCTTCAGGATTGATGCAGGTGATGCCGAATACTGCAAAGTACGTGGCTAAGAAAATTGGCATGACAAATTACACCAATGACAAGTTGAGCGATACGAATACCAATCTGACATTGGGCAGTAATTATTTGAATATGGTGCTTATTGATCTGGATGGTTCTTGGGTTTTAGCTTCTGCAGCTTATAACGCCGGCCCTTCTCGCTCAAAAGCTTGGCGCGAAAAATTATCTGGCCCCACTGAGGGCGCTATTTTTGCTGAAACTATTCCGTTTACAGAGACACGGGTTTATGTCAAGAACGTACTCTCTAATGCAAATTACTATTCATCGGTAATGAACGGCCAGACACAATCTTTAAAACAACGCTTAGGTGTGATTACACCTAAGGCTGCAACTCAATCCGAGCTTCCATAA
- a CDS encoding 5-formyltetrahydrofolate cyclo-ligase produces MHGNSPKTLRQDLLKQRKEFAAGKDYAAAEMRLIAGLNHFLANQGKSIRSIALYWPIQNEMDLRPPLLSWVKNGDQRRLALPYARPDKHLDFFEWQEGDTLIPSAHGVPEPSPENTARPQLTPDCILIPCVGWSSSVVSGKAHYWRLGYGGGYFDRTLAQLRKDNPTLICMGIGFDWQQLDDSQWSAQTHDEPLDLLLTESGLLS; encoded by the coding sequence ATGCACGGTAATTCACCAAAAACTCTTCGCCAAGATTTATTAAAACAACGCAAAGAATTTGCCGCTGGGAAAGACTATGCTGCTGCAGAGATGCGCTTGATTGCGGGTCTTAATCATTTTTTGGCTAATCAAGGCAAGTCCATACGCTCAATTGCACTGTATTGGCCAATTCAGAATGAAATGGACTTGCGCCCGCCCTTACTCAGCTGGGTGAAGAATGGTGACCAGCGTCGCTTAGCGCTGCCTTATGCGCGCCCCGACAAACACCTAGATTTTTTCGAGTGGCAAGAAGGGGATACTTTAATTCCCAGCGCACATGGCGTTCCTGAACCCAGCCCAGAAAATACTGCCAGGCCACAACTGACTCCTGACTGCATCCTAATTCCCTGCGTAGGCTGGTCTAGCTCTGTTGTGAGCGGTAAAGCACACTACTGGCGACTGGGCTATGGCGGCGGGTATTTTGATCGAACTCTTGCACAGCTTAGAAAAGATAATCCAACCCTCATTTGCATGGGGATTGGATTTGATTGGCAACAATTAGATGATTCTCAATGGTCGGCTCAAACACATGATGAGCCTTTAGATTTGCTCCTGACGGAGTCTGGTTTACTCAGCTAA